In Streptomyces nojiriensis, one genomic interval encodes:
- a CDS encoding glycoside hydrolase family 19 protein produces the protein MIRALRLRALALTAASALTAGLALTLPSSPAAAAAPCAGAWASSAVYTGGMSASYGGHNWQAKWWTQGETPGTTGQWGVWSDQGACGGGGQDPDPGNPTGFVVSEAQFNQMFPNRNPFYTYNGLVSALSAYPGFAKTGDDTTKRREAAAFLANVSHETGGLVYIVEQNTANYPHYCDASQPYGCPAGQAAYYGRGPIQLSWNFNYKAAGDALGINLLANPYLVEQDPAVAMKTALWYWNTQNGPGTMTAHAAMVNGAGFGETIRSINGSLECNGGNPAQVQSRISKYQSFTQLLGVTPGNNLGC, from the coding sequence GTGATACGTGCGCTTCGCCTCCGCGCCCTCGCCCTCACCGCCGCCTCGGCCCTCACGGCCGGCCTCGCCCTCACCCTCCCCTCCTCCCCCGCCGCCGCCGCGGCTCCCTGCGCCGGAGCCTGGGCCTCCTCCGCCGTCTACACGGGCGGCATGAGCGCCTCGTACGGCGGCCACAACTGGCAGGCGAAGTGGTGGACCCAGGGCGAGACGCCCGGCACCACCGGCCAGTGGGGCGTCTGGTCGGACCAGGGCGCCTGCGGCGGCGGGGGCCAGGACCCGGATCCGGGCAACCCCACCGGATTCGTGGTCTCCGAGGCCCAGTTCAACCAGATGTTCCCGAACCGGAACCCCTTCTACACCTACAACGGCCTGGTCTCGGCGCTCTCCGCCTACCCCGGGTTCGCCAAGACCGGCGACGACACCACCAAGCGGCGCGAGGCCGCGGCCTTCCTCGCGAACGTCTCCCACGAGACGGGCGGACTCGTGTACATCGTGGAGCAGAACACCGCCAACTACCCCCACTACTGCGACGCGAGCCAGCCCTACGGCTGTCCCGCCGGACAGGCCGCCTACTACGGCCGCGGCCCCATCCAGCTCAGTTGGAACTTCAACTACAAGGCCGCAGGTGACGCCCTGGGAATCAACCTGCTCGCCAACCCGTACCTCGTGGAGCAGGATCCGGCCGTCGCCATGAAGACGGCCCTCTGGTACTGGAACACCCAGAACGGCCCGGGCACGATGACCGCCCACGCCGCCATGGTGAACGGCGCGGGCTTCGGCGAGACCATCCGCTCGATCAACGGCTCCCTGGAGTGCAACGGCGGCAACCCCGCCCAGGTCCAGAGCCGCATCTCGAAGTACCAGAGCTTCACGCAGCTGCTCGGGGTGACTCCCGGGAACAACCTCGGCTGCTGA